The sequence TGATTTCCGCCGAGCAGACCGTGGCTAACACAGGCGCTGGCCCGGTTGTGATGCGGCCTTTCGCGCTGGTGAACCGCACCAGTCGCACCGCTAGCTCGGATACTTGGAATGTCCATTCCGGGCCGATTGGCGCGTTCGGCGATTCGGTCGCATTCGACAATGACTATGACGATCTGGACGATGATGGCCGGATCAGCCCCGAAGGCCGTGCCCGCTGGATGGGCTTCACCGACATTTACTGGATGTCGGCGCTTATTCCTGAACAGGGCAGTGATCCGACGGCTGAATTCCGCCCGCTAGGCCAAGAAACATACCGCGCTGATCTAATCTATCAGCCGATGACTGTACCTGCAGGCAAGCAGGTAACGCGCAGCACCAAGCTGTTTGCCGGTGCCAAGGAAACCGCTGTCCTCGATGTTTATGAGGACGCGGGCATTCCGCTGTTCGGCAAGGCGATCGATTGGGGCTGGTTCTCCATGATTGCATGGCCAGTATGGTGGCTGCTGACGCATTTGTTCGGTATAGTCGGCAACTTCGGTGTCGCGATTATGCTGCTGACGCTGTTGATGCGCGGCATCCTGTTCCCGATCGCGCAGAAACAGTTCGCCAGCATGGCGGCGATGCGTGCGATCCAGCCCAAGATGAAGGCGCTGCAGGAACGCTACAAAGACGATAAGCAGAAGCAGCAACAAGAAGTCATGGCGCTCTATAAGAAAGAGGGCGTCAATCCGCTGGCCGGCTGTTTGCCGCTGCTCTTGCAAATCCCGATCTTCTTCGCCCTGTATAAGGTGCTGATCCTCGCGATCGAAATGCGCCATCAGCCCTTCATCCTGTGGATCAAGGATCTGTCCGCGCCCGATCCGGCGACGATCCTCAACCTGTTTGGCCTGTTGCCGTTCACGCCGCCAAGCTTCCTCGCCATCGGCGTGCTGGCGGTGCTATTCGGTATCTCCATGTGGCTGACCTTCAAGCTGAACCCCAGCGCGATGGATCCTGTGCAGCAGCAAATCTTCAGCTTCATGCCGTGGATTTTGATGTTCGTGATGGCGCCATTTGCTGCTGGCCTGCTGCTTTACTGGGTTACGTCCAACGTGCTCACGCTGGCGCAGCAGACCTATCTGTACTCGCGCCATCCGCAGCTGAAGGCGCAAGCGGAGCAGGACAAAGCCGACAAGGCCGCTGCCGCCGCGGCGGGTAAGAAGGACTAGTGAAAGACCCCGTCTCCAGCGATCCGGTAGCGGATATTCAGGCCCGTGAGGCTGACCGTCTGTTCTCGGGCCGCGTAGAGTTTCTGCTCAGCGCGCCGCAGCTGAAGTTCCTGCCGGAACCGACCTCGCCGGAAATCGCCTTTGCAGGACGGTCGAACGTGGGCAAGTCGACGCTGCTCAACGCGCTGACGGGCCGCCGCTCCATCGCGCGCGCATCGGTCACGCCAGGCCGGACGCAGGAATTGAACTTCTTCGAAGTGGGCGATCCAACCCAGTTCCGGCTGGTTGATATGCCCGGCTATGGCTTCGCCAAAGCGCCACCCAAAGTGGTCGATAATTGGAAGAAGCTCGTCCGCTCCTATCTGCGCGGGCGCGTGGTGCTAAACCGAACCCTTCTGCTGATCGACGCACGCCGGGGCGTGAAAGACGTCGATCGCGAGATGATGGCGATGCTAGACGAAAGCGCGGTAGGTTACCGCATCGTGCTGACCAAGGCAGATAAACTGAAAGCCAGCGAGCTCGAAAAAGAAGTCGAACTGACTTTGGCAGAGGCCCGCAAGCATCAAGCAGCCTTCCCGGAACTTCACGTGACAAGCGCGGAAAAGGGTATGGGCCTGCCGGAACTACGGGCAGCGGTGATGGCGGACGCTAAGCTTTAGGTCGCTTATTAAGGCGCAGTGGATGGTCCGACGACCAGCCGCGAGAAGCTGGCCTGTGCGTAATCGCCTGCCGCCTCATCCACTGACCAATCGCCTGTGCCGGCGCATGCTGCAGCCCAAAAGCTTCCGTCAGTTTTCGTGCTGCATTGGTTGTAGATACCCGCTTTGAAATAGAGCGTATCGCCGCCGTAGCTATAGCGGTTGTCCTTCGCATCGATCTGGCCATTTGCGTCGTGTTGGCTGACCAGGCTCTTGGTGAACCTTACCTCGCCATGGCGGGCGTTGGTGAAGGTCAGATACATCACATTGCGATGGA comes from Altererythrobacter sp. ZODW24 and encodes:
- the yidC gene encoding membrane protein insertase YidC, whose amino-acid sequence is MDNQRNILIAVVLSALLLFGWDYAMSSFYPEPAKVGPATETVDGTVGGTPERAEAVRTREGGLTDPAEIALEEADLETSLAAPERVTIDAPSVAGSVNLIGARIDDLVLKTHRQTVKKDSGPVRLFSPQGTPAQQFAQFGWVGQGVAVPDAKTVWQADGTSLTPDSPVKLTHDNGAGLLFTIALSIDDKYMISAEQTVANTGAGPVVMRPFALVNRTSRTASSDTWNVHSGPIGAFGDSVAFDNDYDDLDDDGRISPEGRARWMGFTDIYWMSALIPEQGSDPTAEFRPLGQETYRADLIYQPMTVPAGKQVTRSTKLFAGAKETAVLDVYEDAGIPLFGKAIDWGWFSMIAWPVWWLLTHLFGIVGNFGVAIMLLTLLMRGILFPIAQKQFASMAAMRAIQPKMKALQERYKDDKQKQQQEVMALYKKEGVNPLAGCLPLLLQIPIFFALYKVLILAIEMRHQPFILWIKDLSAPDPATILNLFGLLPFTPPSFLAIGVLAVLFGISMWLTFKLNPSAMDPVQQQIFSFMPWILMFVMAPFAAGLLLYWVTSNVLTLAQQTYLYSRHPQLKAQAEQDKADKAAAAAAGKKD
- the yihA gene encoding ribosome biogenesis GTP-binding protein YihA/YsxC — its product is MKDPVSSDPVADIQAREADRLFSGRVEFLLSAPQLKFLPEPTSPEIAFAGRSNVGKSTLLNALTGRRSIARASVTPGRTQELNFFEVGDPTQFRLVDMPGYGFAKAPPKVVDNWKKLVRSYLRGRVVLNRTLLLIDARRGVKDVDREMMAMLDESAVGYRIVLTKADKLKASELEKEVELTLAEARKHQAAFPELHVTSAEKGMGLPELRAAVMADAKL